Sequence from the Gadus chalcogrammus isolate NIFS_2021 chromosome 21, NIFS_Gcha_1.0, whole genome shotgun sequence genome:
AGACGTCAGTTACATTCGTCAGTTACAGTTACGTCAGTTACATTCCATTAAGTTACATTGCAGAAAGATGTAACCGCATTGAGTCATATGACATTAAATGACATTGTTACCAAAAATCCTTTAAGTTACATTTCCCAAAGTTACATTTCTTTAAGTTACATTTCATTAAAATAATGCATGCACGTGTACATGCGATTAGCATTGGCGGCTAACATTTGGACCAGCCCAGTCTCTGGGTGACGGTGCGGGCGATCTTGGAGGTGGTGGCGTCGCTGTACAGGTAGACCTCATCCACGCCATGCCAGTCCACATGACTCCTGCTCAGCTTCAGACTGTgaacagctgggggggggggggggggggggatggcagagaggggaacagtgagatagagagacagattgagagacagatagagagaggagcagggagtggGACCGAGACGGAAAGAGTGAGCGAGtcggacaaagagagagagggagggagatcgAGACGCGGgtcagagaaagagatagagggcAAATGTAATTTAAACAGAGAAACATTCTCGGTCAGACCTAATTATAAAACAGCTACACCTCAAGTGGGATCATAGTCACATGATccaaagtgtgcatgtgtgcatgtgcacagctgtgtgtgtgtctacacggCAGACAACAGGTCATGCTATAGTATTTCATCACAGGTGAGTGCCGGTGTGTCCCATTAGTTGAGCTGTAGCAAAAACTTAAGCCACCTGACTTGCTTAGTGACCGTGGTCTGAAGAGAACGGTTCCTACATTCGGGGCAAAAGAACAAGCACACTcgcagacagaccgacacacacacacccacacacccttcacatctttctgtctgtttatctctatctctagcCGAAGCAGTTGTtggtccctctctcgctctctatctcggTGTCGTTGTCTACCTCTTTCCCCCTCCAATATCTCTACCGCTCCCTTTCTCACACATTAATCTTTTCAGTTATTCCCgaaatagacacagacacactcacgcacacacactctctctcgggCTATATTTGGAATGACGAATGAGAGAATTTAAACTTAATCTCTGTACTGTTAGTATGCAGTAGAAGTCATGTGACTCTCCACACCTTCTTTAACATCTCCAACATCTCCTCAAAGCTGTTATAAAAGGTGTTGCTTCTGGCCCAGAGGAGGTGACACTTTTAGCACTTCACTTTCAGGTGACAATTAATGTATGTGCCAATAAGGCACATGACATCAAATATTGTGAAATACATCTGTTCTTGTTTGAACATTGCCAAAGAAATGGAGCATTATTGTTGCATGCAGTGCATCGTAGATTTAAGTGTACTAACTAGTGGTTGTGAAGTACCTCTAACTCTGACCTCTAACTGCTAGCAACACTTTGATTAACTCCCTAGTCACGACCCAGGTATACTCCCGGATACATTTAATTTCCTCTCTCATTCAACCGGGTCTTCCTTCACCGTCCTCTCCATTAAACTCACACTAAAAGCCCATGAATATACAACAAAAGGATAGGAACGAAATGTTGAAATTATAAGGTCACCCTGTCAACGCCAAGCAATaactttctcccccccctcctccagccacAGGCCCATCTCCACTAACAGCCCTGCATCATCTAGAACTGGCAGGCAAAGCCCCCGTCCATCTGTCCTCCgagtctgacctttgaccctcacaccccctcacaccctcctcctcaccatccTTGGTCTCCAGCGCTGCGGCCGCTGCGGCCGTCGCTATGGCGGCCGCCTCCTCCGGCTCGTAGGTGTCCCGCATCTGTTGCCCCCGGAAACGGGCCAGGTGCTCCAGCTCGATGGCGTCGCTCTCGTCTTCCTCCAGGGGCAGCCAGGTGCAGTCAATGAACCACTGGCCGCGCATCACCGGGATACGGTCttgttctacacacacacacacacacccacacccacacacacacggagatgTATTGTAGTGTTGTTTGTAATGCTGACGGCACACTGCTATCGAGCAGCAAGACACTCGATCAAGCAACCCAGCCCAGATGCACAAACCCCTATGTGGTCATTAATGCCGGTTCCTAGGAGATATGGTCTCATGgttagggtcaaaggtcaaggacCCCCTGTGTCCTTAGCAAGAGGCTCGAACGCCCTTCAAGTTCCTTCATGACTTAGTTTTTTCATTCCCTATTGATCTTGAAACAAGAAGCTGCTACATAACTAACTTATAGGCCAATACGTTTCTACAGATAACCTACCTGTAGGATATTGGATACCTAAGTAGACTGCAGAAATGGGGTATCGACCCAGCTACACTTTGGCTGAGAGTCACATGTAATGGATTGTAGTAGCGTActgataaagaaaataaacagcACTTCATCATGTATGAGATGCTGTAGTGAATCGGTTTACTGCAGTAACTAATGCTGGCAATGCAGTATACGCAGCAGTGATGGAAAGCCTAGATAAAGTAACTTGTCTCCTAGCATCACAATTTGAGGAGCAACATTCTTACGGTTCCAATAGACGGGGTAGCATTCCTTCTCCTTGACGTCCACCTCGTACAGCCCCCCTCGGACGCACACCGCTTCCACGTTGACGCCGTTTCCGTCCACAAACCTCTCATCCGAAACGGAACTGCGTTCCGCCACAGCCGGGTCCGCTTGAGCGGCTGCCGCCTCGGTTGACGCGTTCTCCACTTGAATTTCGGTCAAGTCCAGCTCTGCGTCAGAAGGGACGCGTCGCTTAACCTTATCTGGGTTTAACTCGCAAAAGCGCCTGTAAATCTTCTCGATTTTTAAAGAATCATGCCCGACGAAAGGCTTCCAGGTCCTCTTGTCCTCTTTGTAGAACCAGCGCACCTCCTCGGGTCCCAGATCCGTCACGACCTCCCCGCGCTGTCTGGAACTGTTGGACCGGTTCCGTTTCTTTGTGCTCACGCTCCCGTCACTTTCCGTGTAGTTTGAGTCCACGTCCAGATATCCCGTGGCGGACTCTGGATGAGAGAGGTAGCCCGAGTACTGCTCCTCCACTAGGCCCATCAGAATGCTATCGTGCTGGTCCGCTCGGATCAGCGGCAGGTGTATGTCCAAGACGGGCTGCACGGAGTCCATCTCCCCGTGGATTGCCATCGGGTCCTCGTAGcaggacacaaacacatcatttGCCATATCCCAGTCATTACTGCTGACCGAGTTGTTCTCAGATCTCAGTTGACGGATGGCCGATGTATCATTTAAATTGCTCATGACTTGACAAAAATAATTAACTCGCCGCAAGCTGAAGGGTCGCGAGGGTCAGCACATACATCAAAACGGAATGGTACTttaatgatgatggtgatgatgcgTCTACAGTGGAGGGATAAGCGTCTCACACGAGCagtcctcgctctctctccgcagCTGGCACCATCCGAGTGCCGTGTTTTAATGTTGATTTCTGATCAACATTAGATTGTAGAAATGCATTACCCGAAATGTTGTATGTGTTCCATTTTCTGTCGCTGTTCGCCAGTCTTCGGCCCCCCTGTCCTTACGCGAGTTGTTAGTGCTGAAATCAATGGCAGCTAGTAGGTAACGTTAAGTGCTCCTCCCAAATGCTCAGCTTCGCGTTTGCGCCTGATTTGGACCTGCGGGCTACCGTGCGTGGATGTTGTCAACTGTCATGGACGTCCTGGATGTTGTTGATCCGTATTTCAGCACTAAATCGGATTAATCCGTAGCTAAATTAACGAGAAAATGGCTGCTGTGTTTCTAGTAACGTTGTACGAATACTCGCCCACCTTCTACATTAGTGTCATCTCGTTGTGCTTTGTGGTTACGGCCGCTATGGTGCTAGGCTGGTAAGTCACCTCTTGTGTACGTTTCTGGCCGAAAGGGCAACAATGCGATGATCAAGAGAACTCGATACAAGTTAAAGTAAATGAATGTTGCTGCTAATCGCATTGTTTTATTGCTTTTATGATGACTACAAAGTCGAGGGGGATGGCGCACAATTCGATAATGTCGCTTCCTCATATACAGTCATTAAGAAACTAATGTGATCATTATTCAACCATGTTTAACTCGTTTACCATTCAACTATGGCAAATAATAGTTTACAATTGTCACCAACCCTGTTTACTCTATATATTATTAGGCACGTATCAAATTTACTCCAAATAAAGACCTATGTCCCCCTTATCCAACAGGTTTGGGTTTGACGTACCGGTCATCCTGCGCAGCACCGATGAGACGGAGTCAAATCTGCCGACCCCAGAAAAGAAAATGGTCCAAGTGACCAACCCTTTCGCTTTGGAATTGGGGTCAGGCCCGTCATCTGTCAGTGGTAGGGAGACTTGATTGTTTTGATCAGCATCATCTGCTATTGTTGTCCTCTTGAACCTCTTGAGACATTTGATCATCAAAAAAATGATTCTATGTAACAACTATTTTCCTGGTACGGGGAAAGATTAATAGAAACTGCGCCACTTACCTCTGCTGCAGTAATAAAAGCTTCAACCAATACGATGTTTATATTGACAATGTATGCGTTACCTTCGTCCTCCAGAAGGGGTCGCAGTGCGGCCTCGCTGCCTGGAGCCCTGCGTGCTGAGCTGCTTCTGGGGCTGCGGGGTGAACGCCCTACAGGGGGCGCTGCAGTCCCACCAAAACGGCCCCAGGCTCAGCATCCCCCGGCTCTTTGAGGAGGCCCTCCAATTCCAGTACCACCACTGCCAGACCTTCCAGTATCTTGACAAACACCCTCAATGCCATGAACCCATACATAGCGGGTGAAGAGGTTGACATTTAGTGTTCAGGCAGGCTTTTATACATAGGCTGTATAATAGTTTGAACACAAACGTCACCAGACCACCTGCAGGCATCCTAGAGAAATATGCAAGTCTTTTTTCAgctaaatcacaaaaaaacatgaaaaatacaTTTCTTCCCACATTATAATAATCATCTTACACCAGAAATAGATATTCTTAGCTGAACAAATGGTCTTCATTCCGGTCAGACGTTGCGGCCACGCTGCTCCTCCATGTTAGCGTTCTTTAACCCCACGCCGCAGAGTCGACGGTGACGACATCGAGGAGCGCCACACACAGATGCCCGCAGAACTGGGAGTCCAAGACTTCGGCCTGTTGCCCCGGGAACGATAcccgctggtggtggtgctgacgCTGGCGGAGCCCGATGCCAGGGAGGCCTACAACATAGTGGGTACCGGGGGGCGACCCCACAACATAACCTCACAGTAGGGTTTGTTTGGACCATATTGTAACCGAGGGTTGAACTGTAAGGCAAGAGGAATGTATTGATATGGAAACCTTCAAACGCAAAGGTCACTCAGAGTTCAAAGGTCATTCATCCACTAACATAGGCAGGGATTACATTTCTACCGGTGTTTCATATTCATTTCAGTATCTCTCTGTACCACAGGTTCCTTTTAGTTGCACAATCCACCTGTTCAACACATGTATTTTTCTTTGTCGTACGTTTGGTCTTTTTAGGTGTCTAGCGTCAGCGTGATTCACGTCCCCGATAAGTCGTACGGTCTTTCCACGCGGACCCTCTTCCAGTACCTCCTGACCACTCAAGGGAACATGTACGAGTTAAAGGCAAGTTGTAGTCCCACAGAAACGTACATCAATTGCATTGACCATCAGGACTTGACACAAGTTGCCACAATTATATTTTCTATGACCTGTAATCCAACATGAATAAAACCAATCGCAAATACCCATGCAGTGACATGGGATCACCAGAGGTGACGCTATTCCTCTTTAAAACAAAGGAAACAGCTTCACCATTCTGCAATTCAACCCAAACAACTGATGCAGTGACATTGGTTTCACCAGAGGGCGCAGTTTCCTCAGTTTAATACCATCCACCCCTATCCGTAGCCCCTCTTCATGTCGGGGGAAGGAGCCGGACCCTCGACTGGGGCCCTGGACCCCAACCAGAGGGCCCCATCCCAAGCGGCGCCGATCGACGGCGAACCATCTCCCGCGGCAGTCCACGACAACGATGAAGACGACgtcgacgaggaggaggaagaggagtggtgCGAGGGGAAGGGCAGAGACTGTGTGGTGTGCCAAAACGGTGCCATCAACCGCGTGCTGCTGCCGTGCCggcacgcgtgcgtgtgcgaCATCTGCGTGTCGCGCTTTCAACACTGCCCCATCTGCCGCGCGTTCGTCATGGAGTCCTTTGCGCTGTCGCAGGAACCCGCCGCCACGCAGATGCACTGACGATATGAGCCCCGATATGACTGACTgtaaatattaatttattaaccCTGGAGTTCTTCGTTATCTCACATGAAGGTGGTTTTACGTTGAAGTTACTTCAGCTTATTTTAGTTGTATACCAAATATACAAGATCTTGTATTATATTTCAGAGTGAAATAATTTATTGTCGTATTTGTCTGCGCTTTTGAATACTGTTTTACCTCACTACCGCTTTTGTATTCGTTCAGCATGGTTTAAAGTACTGTGGTGGTTTAACGTTAAGATTGTTGAAAATATTGTGTTCTTAAAGTTCTAACCCGGTCTGTTGATTTTAGTGTGTACAACGATTGCATTGCCTATGGTGTAAATATGCTTATTCTGAAATAGGAATTAATTTTTGGAACCTGCTGCACATTACTGAAATTAGGTTGATCGAAACCCCCTTGTCTAGATTTTGATTACTGAAATTTGATCAATGTGATATTTATAATGCTTTAGCTTTGAGTCCAGGTAAGGAAAAGACATCCAATACCCCagaaaaaaaactacaaaataaatGGTTATTAAAACcttttcagccaatcactgcATCAATTAGATATTATATTAATAGGTTATCAATAAACATCATATATAAACATATCCCTCTATATGGT
This genomic interval carries:
- the cgrrf1 gene encoding cell growth regulator with RING finger domain protein 1, encoding MAAVFLVTLYEYSPTFYISVISLCFVVTAAMVLGWFGFDVPVILRSTDETESNLPTPEKKMVQVTNPFALELGSGPSSVSEGVAVRPRCLEPCVLSCFWGCGVNALQGALQSHQNGPRLSIPRLFEEALQFQYHHCQTFQVDGDDIEERHTQMPAELGVQDFGLLPRERYPLVVVLTLAEPDAREAYNIVSSVSVIHVPDKSYGLSTRTLFQYLLTTQGNMYELKPLFMSGEGAGPSTGALDPNQRAPSQAAPIDGEPSPAAVHDNDEDDVDEEEEEEWCEGKGRDCVVCQNGAINRVLLPCRHACVCDICVSRFQHCPICRAFVMESFALSQEPAATQMH